In Cicer arietinum cultivar CDC Frontier isolate Library 1 chromosome 1, Cicar.CDCFrontier_v2.0, whole genome shotgun sequence, one DNA window encodes the following:
- the LOC101513424 gene encoding LOW QUALITY PROTEIN: protein COBRA (The sequence of the model RefSeq protein was modified relative to this genomic sequence to represent the inferred CDS: deleted 1 base in 1 codon) produces the protein MLLTTIGSVLLVLFSCYTFTSIEAYDPLDPTGNITLKWDIVSWTPDGYVAVLTMYNFQKYRRVQEPGWILGWTWAKKEVIWNMMGSQTTEQGDCSKFKAGIPHCCKKDPTVVDLLPGTPYNQQIANCCKGGVLSTWAQDPNNAVSSFQISVGSSGTTNKTVKLPRNFTLKAPGPGYTCGPAKNVRPTQFITNDKRRVIQAMMTWNITCTYS, from the exons ATGTTGTTAACTACCATTGGATCTGTTCTTTTGGTACTATTCTCTTGCTACACATTCACTTCAATAG aAGCCTATGATCCGTTAGATCCAACTGGCAATATAACACTCAAATGGGATATCGTTAGTTGGACTCCCGATGGCTATGTT GCTGTTTTGACAATGTACAACTTTCAAAAGTATCGCCGCGTTCAAGAACCAGGATGGATATTAGGTTGGACATGGGCAAAAAAAGAAGTAATTTGGAATATGATGGGAAGCCAAACAACAGAACAAGGAGATTGTTCAAAATTCAAAGCAGGAATTCCACATTGTTGTAAGAAAGATCCAACAGTAGTTGATTTGTTGCCAGGAACACCTTATAACCAACAGATTGCAAACTGTTGCAAAGGTGGTGTGTTGAGTACATGGGCTCAGGATCCAAACAATGCAGTGAGTTCTTTTCAGATAAGTGTTGGTTCTTCTGGAACAACTAATAAAACAGTTAAATTGCCAAGAAATTTCACATTGAAAGCACCTGGACCTGGTTACACTTGTGGTCCTGCAAAAAAT GTTAGACCAACTCAATTTATTACCAATGACAAGAGGAGAGTCATTCAAGCTATGA TGACCTGGAACATTACATGCACTTATTCTTAA